Genomic DNA from Mus musculus strain C57BL/6J chromosome 11, GRCm38.p6 C57BL/6J:
AAGAGCAAAAACTCGAGCACCGGGTCTGTCCCCTTTAGCCAAGAAGGAGGTGGCCTggcatgtggtggctcacactggGGGCCAGGGTACACAACTACCCAAGGGAGCAGAGGCTTTGGGTACCAGCCCCCCAACTATTCGACAGCCTACCTGCCTGGCAGTTACACGTGAGTGCCTAattgtgtccatctgtctgttcCATGCTTCCCACACGACCCCCTTCCTTGAGAGCTGGGTGGGAACAGAGGCCAGAGTGCCAAGTTAAACCCAAATCCACCCAAGCAGAAGCTACACCAGGCTGAGGGCCCAGAGTTCAGGATAGTGGCTGTTCCATCTCAACTAATGTGTCCTACCTCTGCCTTTTGGATGGCAGTTTCTCCTTGTGGCTGGCCCTTGTGTGACCCATCTTCCTCTCCCAGCCCTGGGGGCAAGGAGAGACCAAGCCCATCCTGTTGCTCCTTCCTGGCCTGCTGCCCCAGGAGGCAAACAGCCGTGCAGCACGCAAGCCGCCTGCTGAGCATGCCCCAACAGAACTACCTTGTTCTTTAAGTCACCCTAGGGTCCCATTCCATGCCTGCTGTACCCAGCAAGGCTGGCTGAATGGCAAGCTCTAACCCTGTCTGCTGCAAACTGGTCAGACCAGTCCCCCACGAAGAGTTGAGGACACTGCCCAATCGATTCAAGAAGACTAACCTCCAGACCCCATGTTTCTTTTTACAGCTCTTCCCACTGCAGACCGGAGGCCCCCTTACCATGCACCTTCCCTCAGAGTGATCCCAGGCTCCAGGGGGAGCTAAGACCCTCTTTCTCCCCTTACCTATCCCCAGACTCTTCCACTCCATATAATACTTCCCTTGCTGGAGCCCCCATGCCAGTAACCCACCTTTAACTGGCAGGGACGCCCAGGGCCAACCCCACAGACCCCTACAGATCTCCAAGGAACCAGAATGCACACTAAACACAATTTTGTACAATTAAAACCATGTTTCGGAGTCTTTTATTGTCCCATTTGTATTCTCTCCCTACAGCAGCAACCAGCGCCTTCACACACCCTTCCGCCAGGACCTGCCTCGGCAGGAacctccccacccaaccccagGGCCCTTATCTGAGTCACTCTCCCTCACCCCCAGAACTGGGCTCCAATAGACCATCCCACCCGGGCAGCACAGGGAAGCAGCCACTAGCTTCCAACCACAGTTTTCTAGGCTCTGTCCTTGGTCCAAAAGGAAGGTAAGTGGACAGGGCCAGAGCATCTGCTCCAGTAAACCAGCTGCTCACAAGGAGGGATCTGGGGAAGTGAGTGAGTGAAGGCAGGGCCTACACAAGCTTTACTGCTCCCACAACCCTGGCTCAGGAGGCTGCAGTTAGAGGAATGGAGGGTGCTTACACTGCACCCGCAGATCAAGTCATGTGGGGAGGACTCTGAGGATGAGTGGAAATGGAATTGTTCTAGAAGCGAGCTCAGCTCTATTGCTCCTTTTTCTGTTTGTGGGGAGCCTTTGCGTTCCAGTAGAAGAGGACCTGGGCAGCAATGAGGCCATTGCAGAGAGAAGAGACCACAAAGACTCCAGCCATGAGGGGGTCTCCAGTTTCCTGTTATGAGAGAGCACAGATCTAGAAAAGTTCCAAGACTCAGCAGAGAATGAGGTTTTAGTGCCCTCTAGTGGGCAGAAGGTGCACTCACCTGAACAGAAGTGAAGATTCGGGCCAAGGAGCCCCCAAACAGCATAAACACTGTAATGGCTGAAAGCTGGCCTGTGTGTCCGTTGCGGTAGTTAGTGGCTGCCTGAAGCAACTAGAGGAGACATTGATACTTTTGGTTCTCTCATCTGACCCTTCTCCGTGACCCGTCACTATTCCTCACGCCCTGCACACTAGCACTCCATAGTTGGAGGTCCTCCTCTGCCTTACACTAGCtcgcgcgcgtacacacacacacacacacacactctcacgtCCCTTTGCTTCCTACTTCCCCAGAGTACCCACCTTCCCCACCACCACGGCAGGTACATTGGAGGCCTGGAGCAGAGTGACTACAGCCAGAGGCGTGAGCGGGGAGAGCAGCGCCAGCAGGACCATGGCATAGCAGGCAAGGAAAGCGACTCCTGGGGGTCAGGGAGACAAGGAGTCCTCTTGAGCCTGAGTCCCCACCAAAGTTCCCATACACAATGCCTGCTCTCCAGCCAGTCCCCGGCACCTTTCACGGTCTCTCCTCTGTAGTGCATGACCAGGAAGCAGATGGCAACGGTCTGGAGTGTCAGGAACAGCGCTTCACCCCAAGAGCTGCAGAGTCAAGGGGTGGGAGGAAAAAGGCAGGCCTGGAAAAAGGCAGGGGAAGCCTCCATGCCCCGTCCGGCTCAGCTCTGGGATGAGCCTGTGCTTTTCAGTCTGCCactcccaccatgcctggctcacgcAGGGAAGGCTCGCTCCATCCCCATATTTACTTATTAGAACTGCAGGTGCTGGGGCCAGAATAGCTCAGCAAGTAAGGATGTTTGCCTCTGAGTCTGATTGCCTACGTTCCAGCCCCAGGATCCACACACtgcaaggagagaaccaactcctacaagttgttccGTGACCCCTCCCAcctcaaataaacaaactgaaaagaaaagaattgtggggctgggcggtggtggcacatgcctttaatcccagcagttgggaggcagaggcaggcggatttctgagtttgaggccagcctggtctacagagtgagttccaggacggccagggccacacagagaaaccctgtcttgaaaaacccaaagAGAATCTTGGGGATTTGGCTTTGGGCGTGAAGAGTGGACCCTCACTCACCTGAAGGGGAAGTTGTTGGTGATGCTGTAGACCACGGTTCCGGTCAGTGCCACTAGCTCCAGCATTACTGACTGGAGACTCAGTCCTTCTGCACTCTTGGCTCCCAAGAGTTTAAATACCTGGGGCAGCTTGACTGTGGACAAAGCAGCAGGGCTGAGGAAAGGGCACTCTATCCCCAGCCTTGGCATCCTCAGCCTCTCACCTCCCTTCCCTTTACTCCAACAGCAGGAAGGAGCTGTACGTACCGAGAAGTGACCCAGCCACGATGCCCAGCCCGAGGCCTTTGCTGAGGAGAATCTTGAGGCAGGgaactgagaagagagagcagtcAGCAGAGAGGCCTCTGGCGCCCAGGTGAGGGTTTGAAGTGCTCCTAGGAGCTGTTGCCCTCTCCCTCACCCGTGACCACCACACCTACCACACCAGTAAGTCTCTGGGGGTGGTAGGGATGACAGGGCAAACATCCTTGCTACAGACATCTTCTATTCAGACTGGGTGTGCTGTCACAACAGcttcttccttcctgtccccCTTCCATTCCCTATAAATACACGTCTAAAATAGTTTTGAGGGCTGCAAAGAGTAGGGTTGTCCCCTTCAGAAGGACCAGGATAACCAGAAGGTTCTGAAATGTATGGTGTGGGCACTTGTCTTTGGAAGGAGGAGCATTTGAAGTAGGCCATCCAGTTCCTGAGGAGAGTAGGGTCAGGGAATTCTTAAGCAATGCCTGTGTAACTAAAAAGCTAACTTTTATCCCTCATTAACCCAGGAGCCACGTGGTAGACGGACAGAAACAACTCCAGAACTTCCATGCATGGCCCCCCTAATAAACTGTACTAACAAAAATGCActaaggccgggcgtggtgacgcactcgggaggcagaggcaggcggatttctgagttctctgagttctcgaggtcagcctggttctacagagtgagttccaggacagccagggctacacagaaaccctgtcaaaaaaaaaaaaaaagcactaagaaagtatgtcttttaaaaatggagagatggctcagaggttaagagcaccaactgctcttccaaaggtcatgagttcaaatcctagcaaccacatgatggctcacaaccatctttaatgagatctgatgtcctcttctgggatgtctgaagactgctacaatgtatttacacataataaattaattaaaaatgaaatctttttttgtttttgtttctgttttttttttttgtttttcgagacagggtttctctagccctggctgtcctggaactcactttgtagaccaggctggcctcgaactcagaaatccgcctgcctctgcctcccgagtgctgggattaaaggcgtgtgccaccacgcctggctgaaaaaaaatttaaaaagtcataagGGATGTGTGTTGTAGTTCAGGCTTTTAGTCTTATTTaatcatctctgagttcaaagccagccagaattacacagtgagaccctatctcaaatactTAAAAACTattgtcaggtgtggtggcaaaaacatttaatcttagcacttgggatcGAAGGACAGctatgtgagttcaaagccagcctggtctacatagtgagttcaggccagccagggtgatATAGAGAAACTATTAAaaaggctggagatatggctcagtgtttacgagtactgactgttcttccagaggacctgggtttaattcctgaCACCCACATGGAGTTCACAACTCTTAACTCTATTTcgaggagatctgacaccctcattcatacatacattcaggcaaaacaccagtgtacataaaacaaaaataaatctttaaagaaatcattaggccaacaagatggctctgCTGCCAACTCTGTTGACCTGAGTGTATATAAGGGAATACCACaacagaaatacattttaaacatttgggactggaaagatgacttagtggttaagagcacatctctgctcttgcagagaagatCTGAATTCAATTTTTAGCATCCTTCTCCAGTGACTCACAAATGCCcgtagctccagctccagtggCATCTTCAGGCCCTTGCAGTCATGTatagtatacatatacacacacatatacaagtgaaaagacacacataaaaaaaaaaaatctacatttcaaaacaaccctggctggcgagatggcttagtgggtaagagagctgactgctcttctgaaggtcctgagttcaaatcccagcaaccacatggtggctcacaaccacccataatgagatctgacgccctcttttggtgtgtctgaagtcagctacggtgtacttatgtataataataaataaatattaaaaaataaataaaaaataaaacaaccctatTTTGTGTGTGAGCACATAGGTGCATGTGTTCAGGTCAGAGACTTTGAGGAGCCAGTTCTCCCTTTTTGCCTTTCTGTGGGTTCCGGGAATTGTACCCAGGTTGCCAGCCTTGCAAGCCACCCCTCCAGTCCCACAGGCGTTCCCTGactcttttctctccccccccaccccattcccacaTTCATACATTCCTGAACCTTCAGGTTGTCCCCACTCTTCCAGGACATTTATCCTTGTTCTTCCACTATCTCTatcatttacttcttttttttaaagatttatttatttatttactttatgtgtgtgagtacattgtagctatctatcttcagacacaccagaagagggcattggatcccattacagatggttgtaggccaccatgtggttgctgggaattaaactcagaacctctgggagagcagtcagtgctcttaaccactgagccatctctccagcccctatcatTTACTTCTtatcttggtttttccagacaaggCTGCTCTGTGTAGCCAGCCCTGGTTGTATTGGAACTCATCCAGTtgcctaggctgtccttgaactcccgcCTCTGGgtccctcccaagggctgggattaaaggtgtgggccacagtTCCTGGcaatttctctaattttttttaaaaaacatttttctttcaaacCCTGTGTCCAGGGCTGATTTTCAATAGATTGCAGCGAGTGAGCTGAGCTGCTGCCTACAAAACCCTGATCCTGGCAATCTCTCTACCACTGAATCTTTGACCTGGTGGGCATTTGGCCCAGGAAGGCGTCTTGACTATTGTAAGCCAAAAGTCACTTAGAATAGAGAGATGGAGAAGGCTTATCAAAGGCCTttgtaaagaaaaaggaaaggaaaagtgctATACTCCCAACACTCTagtgactgaggcaggaggactgttgccagttcaagggcagtctgtgccacatagtaaattccagaagctggtgctggagagaggggataaaaaaaaaaatttgtgagCCTCTGTCAGTTGAGTGCTTGGGGCGAAAGGAGGCCTACATGCCTGGCTggggttttaattttgttttataaaatacgaGTTTTCCGCCGAggattggtggcacacacctttaatcccagcatttgggagacagagtcaggtggatttctgagttcgaggccagcctggtctacagagcgagttccaggtcagccagagctataccctgtcgggggggggggggggggtacgaCAAAAAAGCTCCGAGTTTTCCAGCCTGGGGCTAGAGCCTGGTTAGCAGAGTAGCACATGCCGCCCTGAGTTCGACTCCCAGCCCAGAAAGGGATGAGGGTTGGGTACAGACTTCCGAGATTGTAAAACACAAATTTAACTTTTTTTCGGGAGACACCCCTTCATGCCCAAATATGGCACTTTTCCTATGCAGGGCCCCAAACACTTCCGCCCTCGTCAGAACCGCCTTCTGCCCAGCTTCGCGGTGACATTAATCGCCACTGTCACGCCAACTTAC
This window encodes:
- the Mpdu1 gene encoding mannose-P-dolichol utilization defect 1 protein isoform 3 (isoform 3 is encoded by transcript variant 3); this encodes MHYRGETVKGVAFLACYAMVLLALLSPLTPLAVVTLLQASNVPAVVVGKLLQAATNYRNGHTGQLSAITVFMLFGGSLARIFTSVQETGDPLMAGVFVVSSLCNGLIAAQVLFYWNAKAPHKQKKEQ
- the Mpdu1 gene encoding mannose-P-dolichol utilization defect 1 protein isoform 2 (isoform 2 is encoded by transcript variant 2), with the protein product MAGEADGPFKGLLVPILLPEKCYDQLFVQWDLLHVPCLKILLSKGLGLGIVAGSLLVKLPQVFKLLGAKSAEGLSLQSVMLELVALTGTVVYSITNNFPFSCFRQPLTTATDTQASFQPLQCLCCLGAPWPESSLLFRKLETPSWLESLWSLLSAMASLLPRSSSTGTQRLPTNRKRSNRAELASRTIPFPLILRVLPT
- the Mpdu1 gene encoding mannose-P-dolichol utilization defect 1 protein isoform 1 (isoform 1 is encoded by transcript variant 1); translation: MAGEADGPFKGLLVPILLPEKCYDQLFVQWDLLHVPCLKILLSKGLGLGIVAGSLLVKLPQVFKLLGAKSAEGLSLQSVMLELVALTGTVVYSITNNFPFSSWGEALFLTLQTVAICFLVMHYRGETVKGVAFLACYAMVLLALLSPLTPLAVVTLLQASNVPAVVVGKLLQAATNYRNGHTGQLSAITVFMLFGGSLARIFTSVQETGDPLMAGVFVVSSLCNGLIAAQVLFYWNAKAPHKQKKEQ